A single region of the Acuticoccus sediminis genome encodes:
- a CDS encoding HPP family protein, whose product MNTIAILHTLGGLQARCRAFLPAMPGAARRELGRASFGAFLGILLCATAVSLMQRMTGSGWFLVAPLGATAVLVFAVPNSPLAQPWSAVVGNFVSAVVALAVVSVLPAPWAPAVAVGGAIFAMMLVRALHPPGGAVALLTAIEAASLHDLGMAFPFVPVAATTAILVMAAIGFNRWTGRVYPFRQAGQQPPAQQRIALSTHELQDLLLRFNQTTNLGVADLGRLIAAAEQEAAAHRFDGTRCADIMTETLITVSPETPLTRIAWLFQHHPIKSLPVVDDDGTLLGLVLQSDLVAALTLGQPLKRSRSGRRVKLHFRDLRAEDVMQEDVPAVSADTPAGLLLDRLATQKVQVVPVLKDGHLAGIITRSDLIRLQLLEMKPAAGINAS is encoded by the coding sequence ATGAACACGATCGCCATTCTGCACACCCTGGGCGGCCTGCAAGCGCGGTGCCGTGCCTTCCTGCCCGCCATGCCGGGCGCGGCGCGGCGGGAGCTCGGGCGCGCGTCCTTCGGCGCGTTCCTGGGGATCCTCCTCTGCGCCACTGCGGTCTCGCTCATGCAGCGGATGACCGGGAGCGGCTGGTTCCTCGTGGCGCCGCTCGGAGCGACCGCCGTCCTGGTGTTCGCCGTCCCGAACAGTCCCCTGGCGCAGCCCTGGTCGGCGGTGGTCGGCAACTTCGTCTCCGCCGTCGTGGCGCTGGCCGTCGTCTCCGTCCTCCCCGCGCCGTGGGCACCGGCGGTCGCGGTCGGCGGCGCGATCTTCGCCATGATGCTCGTGCGCGCGCTCCATCCGCCGGGCGGCGCGGTGGCCCTGCTGACGGCGATCGAGGCGGCCTCGCTGCACGACCTCGGCATGGCCTTCCCCTTCGTCCCCGTGGCGGCGACGACCGCGATCCTCGTCATGGCGGCGATAGGCTTCAACCGCTGGACCGGGCGCGTGTACCCGTTCCGGCAGGCCGGGCAGCAGCCGCCGGCGCAGCAGCGCATCGCTCTCTCGACGCACGAGCTGCAGGACCTGCTCTTGCGCTTCAACCAGACGACCAACCTCGGCGTCGCCGATCTGGGCCGGCTCATCGCGGCGGCCGAGCAGGAGGCCGCCGCGCACCGTTTCGACGGGACGCGCTGCGCCGACATCATGACCGAGACCCTCATCACCGTCTCTCCCGAGACACCGCTGACGCGGATCGCCTGGTTGTTCCAGCATCACCCGATCAAGAGCCTCCCGGTGGTCGACGACGATGGCACGCTGCTCGGCCTCGTCCTCCAGAGCGACCTCGTCGCCGCCCTGACACTCGGCCAGCCGCTGAAGCGCTCGCGCAGCGGCCGCCGCGTCAAGCTGCATTTCCGCGACCTCCGCGCAGAGGACGTGATGCAGGAGGACGTGCCGGCGGTCTCCGCGGACACACCGGCCGGGCTGCTCCTCGACAGGCTGGCAACCCAGAAGGTCCAGGTCGTGCCAGTCCTGAAGGACGGGCACCTCGCCGGCATCATCACCCGCTCGGACCTGATCCGGCTGCAATTGCTGGAAATGAAGCCGGCCGCCGGCATCAACGCGTCGTAG
- a CDS encoding carboxymuconolactone decarboxylase family protein: MKTIVAAVALAALASNTAMAQDAPKMFVETYPSYALGSAMGLVGALEGDQAAIDRKTMQLVQLGVAAQIPCHYCIYFHTRAAQAAGASKDEIKAAIAAAADTRMWSTVLNGNAYDMDAFKAEVDQLIPIN; encoded by the coding sequence ATGAAGACGATTGTTGCGGCGGTCGCGCTGGCAGCTCTCGCAAGCAATACCGCCATGGCGCAGGACGCGCCGAAAATGTTTGTAGAAACCTATCCCAGTTATGCTCTCGGGTCCGCGATGGGCCTCGTCGGCGCGCTCGAAGGCGATCAGGCCGCCATCGACCGCAAGACGATGCAACTCGTGCAACTTGGCGTGGCAGCACAGATCCCATGCCACTACTGCATCTATTTCCACACCCGCGCGGCGCAGGCCGCCGGAGCGTCCAAGGACGAGATCAAGGCCGCGATCGCCGCTGCGGCGGACACGCGGATGTGGAGTACCGTCCTCAACGGCAACGCCTATGACATGGACGCCTTCAAGGCCGAGGTCGACCAGCTGATCCCGATCAACTGA
- a CDS encoding hydroxymethylglutaryl-CoA lyase, with protein MADYPKRVRINEEGPREGFQFEKGPIATADKIALIDALSEARLPQIQVCSFVNPARVPGMADADEVVAGITRKPGTAYTALWLNEKGFDRALAAGRLDLKGSISMVASETFMKRNQNRDFAENHRVQMHMVRRYLDAGLTVERASMMAAFGCNFEGEVPVARVLDVIAETLEIAEACGVAIRTYSLADTMAWATPASVQRVVGAVRERWPDLNVALHLHDTRGMGIANAFAGLQMGVDTFDASVAGLGGCPFAGHRAAAGNVCSEDLAFLCEEMGIETGIDLDALSEAARLAERVVGHALPGSVMKAGRLSGYRSAA; from the coding sequence ATGGCCGATTATCCCAAGCGCGTGCGGATCAACGAGGAGGGTCCGCGCGAGGGCTTCCAGTTCGAGAAGGGTCCGATCGCCACTGCCGACAAGATCGCGCTCATCGACGCGCTGTCGGAGGCCCGGCTGCCGCAGATCCAGGTCTGCTCCTTCGTCAATCCTGCGCGGGTGCCGGGTATGGCCGACGCGGACGAGGTGGTCGCCGGGATCACCCGCAAGCCCGGCACCGCGTACACCGCGCTCTGGCTGAACGAGAAGGGGTTCGACCGGGCGCTCGCCGCGGGCCGCCTCGACCTCAAGGGCTCGATCTCGATGGTGGCGTCCGAGACCTTCATGAAGCGCAACCAGAACCGCGACTTCGCGGAGAACCACCGTGTGCAGATGCACATGGTGCGGCGCTATCTGGACGCGGGGCTGACCGTGGAGCGCGCCTCGATGATGGCGGCGTTCGGCTGCAACTTCGAGGGTGAGGTCCCGGTCGCGCGCGTCCTCGACGTGATCGCCGAGACGCTGGAGATCGCCGAGGCGTGCGGCGTCGCCATCAGGACCTACTCGCTCGCCGACACGATGGCGTGGGCGACACCGGCCAGCGTGCAGCGCGTGGTGGGTGCGGTGCGTGAGCGCTGGCCGGACCTCAATGTCGCGCTTCACCTCCACGACACGCGCGGGATGGGAATCGCCAACGCCTTCGCCGGTCTGCAGATGGGCGTCGACACGTTCGACGCGTCCGTCGCGGGCCTGGGGGGCTGCCCGTTCGCCGGTCACCGCGCCGCCGCGGGCAACGTGTGCAGCGAGGACCTTGCCTTCCTGTGCGAGGAGATGGGCATCGAGACCGGCATCGACCTCGACGCGCTGTCCGAAGCGGCCCGGCTCGCCGAGCGCGTCGTGGGACACGCGCTGCCGGGGAGCGTCATGAAGGCCGGGCGGCTCTCCGGCTACCGCAGCGCCGCCTGA
- a CDS encoding flavin reductase family protein — translation MTDTTTADATMRFDLADLTPRERYKLLSSAVVPRPIALVVTLSAAGHHNAAPYSFFNVLSEDPAIVALGLQVNAAGEHKDTATNIARDGEFVVNLVDDALAEQMNICAVDLPPEESEIEAANLSIAPSSMVRPGRIAESPIALECREVQTLKFSPRRNIVMGEVVCVHVREGMVDPETFNIDIERYKPLGRLFASLYSTQSQRFSMPRMSLEEWRERAGKVD, via the coding sequence ATGACCGACACGACCACCGCCGACGCCACGATGCGCTTCGATCTCGCCGACCTCACCCCGCGGGAGCGCTACAAGCTCCTGTCGAGCGCGGTCGTCCCGCGACCCATCGCGCTCGTGGTGACGCTCTCTGCCGCCGGCCACCACAACGCCGCGCCCTACTCCTTCTTCAACGTCCTGTCGGAGGATCCGGCGATCGTCGCGCTCGGCCTGCAGGTGAACGCGGCGGGTGAGCACAAGGACACCGCGACCAACATCGCCCGCGACGGCGAGTTCGTGGTCAACCTCGTCGACGACGCGCTCGCCGAACAGATGAACATCTGCGCCGTCGACCTGCCGCCGGAGGAGAGCGAGATCGAGGCGGCGAACCTGTCGATCGCCCCGTCCAGCATGGTCCGGCCCGGGCGCATCGCGGAGAGCCCGATCGCGCTCGAGTGCCGCGAGGTGCAGACGCTCAAGTTCTCGCCGCGACGCAACATCGTGATGGGCGAGGTCGTCTGCGTCCACGTTCGCGAGGGGATGGTCGACCCGGAGACGTTCAACATCGACATCGAGCGCTACAAACCGCTGGGCCGGCTGTTCGCGAGCCTCTACTCCACACAGAGCCAGCGCTTCTCGATGCCGCGGATGTCGCTCGAGGAGTGGCGCGAGCGCGCCGGCAAGGTCGACTGA
- a CDS encoding amidohydrolase family protein, with product MDPASASPAPRLVHGKPLCAPPLASSKRPHASIPAGGWDAHCHLFGALDRYLPADSATHVAPEATLADYRALLDRLGLAKGVFVTSTVYGTDNRLLIEALKEANGADTAAGWLRGIAVIDSTVSDAALRDMHEAGVRGFRINLMRETGGAHFSGGVGREHLAPLAARVKDMGWHAQLWVDSALLADLRGDLARLPIPFVIDHFGRTQAARGADDPGFSLLCEMLAAGEAYAKISGAYRISNNAPHYPDVAPMAAKIVAAGPTRLVWGTDWPHPNHAGIMPDDADLLDVLASWCEGDAAALKAILVDTPTTLYA from the coding sequence ATGGACCCCGCCAGCGCCTCCCCCGCGCCCCGACTCGTCCACGGCAAGCCGCTCTGCGCCCCGCCTCTCGCCAGCTCGAAGCGCCCGCACGCTTCGATCCCGGCGGGTGGATGGGACGCCCACTGCCACCTCTTCGGCGCCCTCGACCGCTACCTGCCGGCCGACAGCGCGACCCATGTCGCCCCGGAGGCGACGCTCGCCGACTACCGGGCCCTGCTCGACCGGCTGGGGCTCGCAAAGGGCGTCTTCGTCACCTCGACCGTCTACGGCACCGACAACCGCCTGCTGATCGAGGCCCTGAAGGAAGCGAACGGGGCGGACACCGCAGCGGGCTGGCTGCGCGGCATCGCGGTGATCGACAGCACCGTCTCCGACGCCGCGCTGCGCGACATGCACGAGGCCGGCGTCCGGGGCTTCCGCATCAACCTTATGCGCGAGACCGGCGGCGCGCACTTCTCCGGCGGCGTCGGGCGCGAGCACCTCGCCCCGCTGGCCGCGCGCGTGAAGGACATGGGCTGGCACGCGCAGCTCTGGGTGGATTCGGCGCTCCTGGCGGATCTGCGGGGGGACCTCGCCCGGCTGCCGATCCCCTTCGTCATCGACCACTTCGGCCGCACCCAGGCGGCGCGCGGCGCGGACGACCCGGGTTTCTCGCTGCTGTGCGAGATGCTCGCCGCGGGCGAGGCCTACGCCAAGATCTCCGGCGCCTACCGCATCTCCAACAACGCGCCCCACTACCCGGACGTCGCGCCGATGGCGGCGAAGATCGTCGCCGCCGGCCCGACCCGGCTCGTCTGGGGCACCGACTGGCCCCACCCGAACCACGCCGGGATCATGCCGGACGACGCCGACCTCCTCGATGTCCTCGCCTCATGGTGTGAGGGCGACGCGGCGGCGCTCAAGGCGATCCTCGTCGACACCCCCACAACCCTCTACGCCTGA
- a CDS encoding TAXI family TRAP transporter solute-binding subunit: MATTTKALKRLTGAFGIAVVALVPLTASAQERITIGTGSTGGVYYPLGGGMAEIFSKTIDGVSASAEVTGASIENSRRVGSGEMTLGIGNANTVYFAKNGEKPFRQAWPLEAVAALYPSTIQIIVRSDSGIETVADLEGKRVAVGPPGGSTRVMADAVFEGAGIDVQREYLDFTEATEALKDRNLDASVVLAAFPTPTVIDLATTADIKVLPLDEDVLTKTHEKYPYYIAGTIPAGTYDGQDGDVATLNIWNILFVNEATDDDLVYQMTKALFENIAELQAIHPAAKQIQPETAIETPIALSPGAERYYREAGALD; this comes from the coding sequence ATGGCGACCACAACCAAAGCCCTGAAACGGCTGACCGGAGCGTTCGGGATAGCAGTCGTGGCGCTCGTGCCGCTGACGGCCTCGGCCCAGGAACGCATCACCATCGGGACGGGTTCGACGGGCGGCGTCTACTATCCGCTCGGCGGCGGCATGGCCGAGATCTTCTCCAAGACCATCGACGGCGTGTCCGCGTCAGCGGAGGTCACCGGCGCCTCGATCGAGAACTCGCGCCGCGTCGGTTCGGGCGAGATGACGCTCGGCATCGGCAATGCCAACACGGTCTATTTCGCCAAGAACGGGGAGAAGCCGTTCCGCCAGGCGTGGCCGCTCGAGGCCGTCGCCGCGCTCTATCCGAGCACCATCCAGATCATCGTGCGCTCCGATTCCGGGATCGAGACCGTCGCCGACCTCGAGGGCAAGCGCGTGGCGGTCGGTCCTCCGGGCGGCTCCACCCGCGTCATGGCGGACGCCGTGTTCGAGGGCGCCGGGATCGACGTGCAGCGCGAGTACCTCGACTTCACCGAGGCGACCGAGGCGCTGAAGGACCGGAACCTCGACGCGTCCGTCGTGCTCGCCGCCTTTCCGACGCCGACGGTGATCGACCTCGCCACCACCGCCGACATCAAGGTCCTGCCGCTGGACGAGGACGTGCTCACCAAGACGCACGAAAAGTACCCCTACTACATCGCAGGGACCATCCCGGCGGGGACCTACGACGGCCAGGACGGCGACGTCGCGACGCTGAACATCTGGAACATCCTGTTCGTCAACGAGGCGACCGACGACGACCTCGTCTACCAGATGACGAAGGCGCTGTTCGAGAACATCGCCGAGCTGCAGGCGATCCACCCGGCGGCCAAGCAGATCCAGCCCGAGACGGCCATCGAGACACCGATCGCCCTCTCGCCCGGCGCGGAGCGCTACTACCGCGAGGCCGGCGCCCTCGACTGA
- a CDS encoding TRAP transporter permease, whose product MTQSISPASTRAESERLLAEDPEAAAGRDLGGHGPLALRLVVGIGVVAFALFQLYTAYVGPYTALQQRVVHVSGLCAILFLAVAKGTGLWRRMGLIALAVLVSLPALYICLNYQEIIETAGIVTERQMWLGAILIVAVLVATRLVIGWPLVIIALVALAYAAFGNYLPPPIGHSGYSVERIVSHLFLTTEGVLGTPVGASATYIAIFVLFGALLQTTGMGDVFINFGYSLTGRKAGGPAYVAVISSALFGSINGSAVANVASTGTFTIPLMIRTGYKPQTAAAIEAAASSGGQIMPPIMGAAAFLMVSFTGIPYVEIIGHALVPALLYFGAVFAAVQLHAAKNGVRAVAAEDVPNFRHLLVTSGYMLLPIPILLYFLLDGYTPYRAGFYAIVAALVLSLFARRSWPTPQRLFDTCRAAVNGILPVATACACAGIVIGILTLTGLGLKLSGLIVDASGGSLFVALCLTAITSIVLGMGLPTVGVYLLLAVLVAPALTEMGVPLIAAHLFIFYYGLVSAITPPVALAAYAAAAIAKSKPLETSVEAFLMGLAKVIVPFIFVYGPQILLIGTPFEIAIAIVSSFVGVYALSIATTGWWQGPLPAWRRVVVCAGSVLMMMPGIWTDLVAIPVILAPLYLLRPDRRQPA is encoded by the coding sequence ATGACCCAAAGCATCTCGCCCGCCAGCACGCGGGCCGAAAGCGAACGTCTTCTGGCGGAGGATCCGGAGGCGGCGGCCGGCAGGGACCTGGGCGGACACGGTCCGCTCGCCCTGCGGCTCGTCGTCGGTATCGGCGTCGTCGCCTTCGCCCTGTTCCAGCTCTACACGGCCTATGTCGGCCCCTACACGGCGCTGCAGCAGCGGGTCGTCCACGTCTCGGGGCTGTGCGCGATCCTCTTCCTCGCCGTCGCCAAGGGGACGGGGCTGTGGCGGCGGATGGGTCTGATCGCGCTCGCGGTGCTGGTGTCGCTGCCCGCGCTCTACATCTGCCTCAACTATCAGGAGATCATCGAGACGGCCGGCATCGTCACCGAGCGGCAGATGTGGCTCGGCGCCATCCTGATCGTCGCGGTTCTGGTGGCGACGCGCCTCGTCATCGGCTGGCCGCTGGTCATCATCGCGCTCGTGGCGCTCGCCTACGCCGCGTTCGGCAACTATCTGCCCCCGCCGATCGGCCATTCGGGCTACTCGGTCGAGCGCATCGTCTCGCACCTCTTCCTGACGACGGAGGGCGTGCTGGGCACCCCGGTGGGCGCGTCGGCGACCTATATCGCCATCTTCGTCCTCTTCGGCGCCCTGTTGCAGACGACGGGGATGGGCGACGTCTTCATCAACTTCGGCTACTCGCTGACGGGCCGGAAGGCCGGCGGACCGGCCTATGTGGCGGTGATCTCGTCGGCCCTCTTCGGCTCGATCAACGGAAGCGCTGTCGCCAACGTCGCCAGCACCGGGACCTTCACGATCCCGCTGATGATCCGCACGGGCTACAAGCCGCAGACCGCCGCCGCGATCGAGGCGGCCGCGTCCTCCGGCGGGCAGATCATGCCGCCGATCATGGGCGCGGCGGCGTTCCTCATGGTCTCGTTCACAGGCATCCCGTATGTCGAGATCATCGGCCACGCGCTGGTGCCGGCGCTCCTTTATTTCGGCGCGGTCTTCGCGGCGGTGCAGCTCCATGCGGCCAAGAACGGCGTGCGCGCGGTGGCGGCCGAGGACGTCCCGAACTTCCGCCACCTCCTGGTCACCAGCGGCTACATGCTGCTGCCGATCCCGATCCTGCTCTACTTCCTGCTCGACGGTTACACGCCCTACCGCGCCGGCTTCTATGCGATCGTTGCCGCGCTCGTGCTGTCGCTCTTCGCGCGCCGGTCCTGGCCGACGCCGCAGCGCCTGTTCGACACGTGCCGCGCCGCGGTGAACGGCATCCTGCCGGTGGCGACGGCCTGCGCCTGCGCCGGCATCGTCATCGGCATCCTGACCCTGACCGGGCTGGGGCTGAAGCTGTCCGGTCTCATCGTCGACGCCAGCGGCGGGTCGCTGTTCGTGGCGCTGTGCCTGACGGCGATCACCTCGATCGTCCTCGGCATGGGCCTGCCGACGGTCGGCGTCTACCTTCTCCTCGCCGTCCTCGTCGCGCCGGCGCTGACCGAGATGGGCGTGCCGCTGATCGCCGCGCACCTCTTCATCTTCTACTACGGCCTCGTCTCGGCGATCACGCCGCCGGTGGCGCTGGCGGCCTATGCGGCGGCGGCGATTGCGAAGTCGAAGCCGCTGGAGACGTCCGTCGAGGCGTTCCTGATGGGGCTCGCCAAGGTGATCGTGCCGTTCATCTTCGTCTACGGCCCGCAGATCCTGCTGATAGGTACGCCCTTCGAGATCGCCATCGCGATCGTCTCCAGCTTCGTCGGCGTCTATGCGCTGTCGATCGCGACGACGGGGTGGTGGCAGGGCCCGCTTCCGGCATGGCGCCGTGTGGTGGTCTGCGCCGGCTCGGTGCTGATGATGATGCCCGGCATCTGGACGGACCTCGTCGCCATCCCGGTGATCCTCGCGCCGCTCTACCTTCTGCGGCCGGACAGGCGGCAGCCGGCATGA
- a CDS encoding Ldh family oxidoreductase translates to MSTMTPEALDALAVRALRANGAPADIAATVASVLVEADVRGVASHGVARLPNYIARARAGLVDAAATAEIVTDAGGLVVLDGRNGYGPTAAARAVEIAAERAAAHGVAWVSVRRSNHFGLAAAYSRWLARAGCAAIVLSNAPPAMAAFGGKRPVLGTNPISMAVPGAEPPVTLDMATTVVARGKIRRAAAEGAPIAESLALDADGHPTTDAGAALDGTLAPIGGPKGYGLALMIELMTGFLAGGAASTELGESSDFSGEAGTCFTFIAARTDHVRQPEARLAEIVAMVRGSGEPGEVLMPGEIEDRRAEASMRDGLAIPAKVLAEIEALL, encoded by the coding sequence ATGAGCACGATGACACCGGAGGCGCTGGATGCGCTCGCCGTGCGGGCGCTCCGGGCGAACGGCGCGCCGGCGGACATCGCGGCGACGGTCGCCTCGGTGCTGGTGGAGGCGGACGTCCGCGGCGTCGCCTCCCACGGGGTGGCCCGGCTGCCGAACTATATCGCGCGGGCGCGGGCGGGCCTCGTGGACGCCGCGGCCACCGCCGAGATCGTGACCGACGCGGGTGGCCTCGTCGTGCTGGACGGGCGCAACGGCTATGGGCCGACGGCGGCCGCGCGGGCGGTGGAGATCGCCGCCGAGCGTGCCGCGGCGCACGGCGTCGCCTGGGTCTCGGTCCGCCGCTCCAATCATTTCGGGCTCGCGGCCGCCTACTCCCGCTGGCTGGCGCGGGCGGGGTGCGCGGCGATCGTCCTGTCGAACGCGCCACCGGCGATGGCGGCGTTCGGCGGCAAGCGTCCGGTGCTGGGCACCAACCCGATCTCCATGGCGGTCCCCGGCGCCGAGCCGCCGGTGACGCTCGACATGGCGACCACCGTCGTCGCCCGCGGCAAGATCCGCCGCGCGGCGGCCGAGGGCGCTCCCATCGCCGAGAGCCTCGCGCTCGACGCCGACGGGCACCCGACGACGGACGCCGGAGCCGCGCTCGACGGGACGTTGGCGCCGATCGGCGGTCCGAAGGGCTACGGTCTGGCCCTGATGATCGAGCTGATGACGGGCTTCCTCGCCGGGGGCGCGGCCTCCACCGAGCTCGGCGAATCGAGCGACTTCTCCGGCGAGGCCGGCACGTGCTTCACCTTCATCGCCGCCCGGACCGACCATGTCCGTCAGCCCGAGGCACGGCTCGCAGAGATCGTCGCCATGGTGCGCGGATCGGGCGAACCGGGCGAGGTGCTGATGCCCGGCGAGATCGAGGACCGCCGCGCCGAGGCGAGCATGCGCGACGGTCTCGCCATCCCCGCGAAGGTCCTCGCCGAGATCGAGGCGCTGCTCTAG
- the tcuB gene encoding tricarballylate utilization 4Fe-4S protein TcuB: MSATDPLSAYAAEVERDLVVCNACRYCEGLCAVFPAMELRRTFTSGELDYLSNLCHNCGACYYDCQYAPPHELAINLPQAMAGLREETYARYAWPGALGPIFERNGVWLATLAALFVAVFIGGFMAWKDPAVLFATHVGEGAFYRIMPHNAMALIFGGAFLFAILATALSVRKFWRAGGPVSGLSLAALGRAFHDAATLRYLDGGGMGCMNEDDRPEEKRRLYHHFTFYGFMLCFASTSLATLFHYAGVEAPYPLWHPVVLLGTAGGIGLVVGPLGLLATRARRDPAIASPSSGRGSRDMGTAFILMLVATSATGLLLLALRSTPAMGVMLALHLGVVFAFFLTLPYSKFVHGLYRTAALVRHAHEQRMAHGAPARPEPAPPVRRAA, from the coding sequence ATGTCCGCAACTGATCCGCTCTCGGCCTACGCCGCGGAGGTCGAGCGCGATCTCGTCGTCTGCAACGCCTGCCGCTACTGCGAGGGCCTGTGCGCCGTCTTCCCGGCGATGGAGCTGCGGCGCACGTTCACGTCCGGAGAGCTCGATTACCTCTCCAACCTCTGCCACAACTGCGGCGCCTGCTACTACGACTGCCAGTACGCCCCCCCGCACGAGCTGGCGATCAACCTGCCGCAGGCGATGGCGGGCCTGCGCGAGGAGACCTACGCACGCTACGCGTGGCCGGGCGCGCTCGGCCCGATCTTCGAGCGCAACGGGGTGTGGCTGGCGACGCTGGCGGCGCTCTTCGTCGCGGTCTTCATCGGCGGGTTCATGGCCTGGAAGGACCCGGCGGTGCTGTTCGCCACCCATGTCGGCGAGGGCGCGTTCTACCGGATCATGCCGCACAACGCGATGGCGCTGATCTTCGGCGGCGCGTTCCTCTTCGCGATCCTCGCGACAGCGCTCAGCGTGCGTAAGTTCTGGCGCGCGGGTGGACCGGTCTCCGGCCTGTCGCTCGCCGCGCTCGGCCGCGCCTTCCACGACGCGGCGACGCTGCGGTACCTCGACGGCGGCGGCATGGGCTGCATGAACGAGGACGACCGCCCGGAAGAGAAGCGCCGCCTCTACCACCACTTCACCTTCTACGGCTTCATGCTGTGCTTCGCGTCGACGTCCCTCGCGACGCTGTTCCACTATGCCGGCGTCGAGGCGCCCTACCCGCTGTGGCACCCGGTGGTCCTGCTCGGCACGGCGGGGGGTATCGGCCTGGTCGTCGGCCCGCTCGGGCTGCTGGCAACGCGCGCCCGCCGCGACCCGGCGATCGCCAGCCCCAGCAGCGGGCGCGGCTCGCGCGACATGGGGACGGCCTTCATCCTGATGCTGGTGGCGACCAGCGCCACGGGGCTCCTCCTTCTCGCCCTGCGCTCGACGCCGGCGATGGGCGTGATGCTCGCCCTTCATCTCGGCGTCGTCTTCGCCTTCTTCCTGACGCTCCCCTACTCGAAGTTCGTCCACGGCCTCTACCGGACGGCAGCCCTCGTGCGCCACGCTCACGAGCAGCGCATGGCCCATGGCGCTCCCGCCAGGCCGGAACCCGCCCCACCGGTCCGCCGCGCCGCCTGA
- the tcuA gene encoding FAD-dependent tricarballylate dehydrogenase TcuA produces MDFMPSPDIAIGNEITTDVLIAGGGNAALCAAITAARNGASVLVVEKAPKAWRGGNTRHTRNMRVAHDEANGTLTGPYPVEEFWNDLERVTKGNTDVDLAMMTLEKSKELWDFLWAQGVRFQPSLGGTLSLGRTNAFFLGGGRSMLNALYQTAEDLGVTVLYDTELTDVAMEEGYFTGATVRTADGERTVKARGFVAAAGGFEANIDWLEEAWGPAARNFLIRGTPYNTGSVLRLLMDKGFAPVGDPKQCHAVAIDGRAPKFDGGIVTRLDCVPFGIVVNADGERFYDEGEDFWPKRYAIWGRLVAAQPDQVGYVLIDSKSINSFMPSVYPPEKADTLEALSRTIGVDPAKVAETVAAFNAACTGGTFDHTVHDDCRTEGLTPPKSHWARPIDTPPYYAYSLRPGITFTYLGIRIDAHGRMLMNDGKPAPNMFAAGEIMAGNILGEGYLAGIGMTIGSVFGRIAGHGVSSYVRN; encoded by the coding sequence ATGGATTTCATGCCCTCTCCCGACATCGCCATCGGCAACGAAATCACCACCGATGTGCTGATCGCCGGTGGTGGCAACGCCGCCCTTTGCGCGGCCATCACGGCGGCGCGCAACGGCGCGAGCGTCCTCGTCGTCGAGAAGGCTCCGAAAGCCTGGCGCGGCGGCAACACGCGCCACACCCGCAACATGCGCGTCGCCCACGACGAAGCCAACGGCACCCTCACCGGCCCGTACCCGGTCGAGGAATTCTGGAACGACCTCGAACGCGTCACCAAGGGCAACACCGACGTCGACCTCGCGATGATGACGCTCGAGAAGTCCAAGGAGCTTTGGGATTTCCTCTGGGCGCAGGGGGTGCGGTTCCAGCCCTCGCTCGGCGGCACGCTGTCGCTCGGGCGGACCAACGCCTTCTTCCTCGGCGGCGGCCGCTCGATGCTCAACGCCCTCTACCAGACGGCCGAGGACCTCGGCGTCACGGTGCTCTACGATACCGAGCTGACCGACGTCGCGATGGAGGAAGGCTACTTCACCGGCGCCACCGTCCGGACGGCTGACGGCGAGCGGACGGTGAAGGCCCGCGGCTTCGTCGCCGCCGCCGGGGGGTTCGAGGCGAACATCGACTGGCTGGAGGAAGCCTGGGGCCCGGCGGCGCGGAACTTCCTCATCCGCGGCACGCCCTACAACACGGGCTCGGTCCTGCGCCTCCTGATGGACAAGGGGTTCGCCCCGGTCGGCGACCCGAAGCAGTGCCACGCGGTCGCCATCGACGGGCGGGCGCCGAAGTTCGACGGCGGCATCGTCACCCGGCTCGACTGCGTCCCCTTCGGCATCGTCGTCAACGCCGACGGCGAGCGCTTCTACGACGAGGGCGAGGATTTCTGGCCGAAGCGCTATGCGATCTGGGGCCGTCTCGTCGCGGCGCAGCCGGACCAGGTCGGCTACGTCCTCATCGATTCCAAATCGATCAACTCGTTCATGCCCTCGGTCTACCCGCCGGAGAAGGCGGACACGCTGGAGGCGCTGTCGCGCACCATCGGCGTCGACCCGGCGAAGGTCGCCGAGACCGTCGCCGCCTTCAACGCGGCCTGCACCGGCGGCACGTTCGACCACACCGTCCACGACGACTGCCGCACCGAAGGGCTGACACCGCCCAAGAGCCACTGGGCCCGCCCGATCGACACGCCGCCCTACTACGCCTACTCGCTGCGTCCGGGCATCACCTTCACTTACCTCGGTATCCGCATCGACGCCCACGGGCGCATGCTGATGAACGACGGCAAACCCGCCCCCAACATGTTCGCCGCCGGCGAGATCATGGCCGGCAACATCCTCGGCGAGGGCTACCTCGCCGGAATCGGCATGACCATCGGCAGCGTGTTCGGCCGGATCGCGGGGCACGGAGTCTCAAGCTATGTCCGCAACTGA